In a genomic window of Saccharomyces kudriavzevii IFO 1802 strain IFO1802 genome assembly, chromosome: 2:
- the UBX7 gene encoding Ubx7p (similar to Saccharomyces cerevisiae UBX7 (YBR273C) and UBX6 (YJL048C); ancestral locus Anc_1.335), whose translation MLEALFRDSVGEAVNDSIKQGVVMAVYTTAQDDQWLQSWFKEDDVALDVLAEHSIWLKLVKGSEQFQLFEQVFPNVVVPSIYLIRAGNIELIIQGKDDRHWEKLLACLGIENKKIGETLSKETKSDLAKEVSSSKDIRKKKNARERIAETTLEIQRREQLKQRKLAEEERERIIRLVRADRAERKALDETHHRTLDDDKPLDVHDNIKDVQKLHSSKCMLQIRMTDGRTLKHEFNSSETLNDVRRWVDENRTDGDCPYSFHRSIPRMTFKDSHELKTLETLELTPRSALLLKPLESPNSKLAVTGIQEPGILGRLYKGLYTWWGSNEERKAAPQNEGTSDLDRHETRSSTASFRTAPSGHIQQEDARDPVQSSAHVSPMLTPSWTRYPSETNLTASRSVSPNVFQFVNNDNQDAPEDPTTFNGNNVHLEKKKDEDKK comes from the coding sequence ATGTTAGAAGCACTATTCAGGGATTCTGTGGGAGAAGCCGTTAACGACTCTATCAAGCAGGGTGTTGTGATGGCAGTTTATACTACTGCACAAGATGATCAATGGCTGCAAAGCTGGTTCAAGGAAGATGATGTCGCATTGGATGTTTTAGCGGAGCACAGTATTTGGTTGAAGCTGGTGAAAGGTAGCGAGCAATTTCAGTTGTTTGAGCAAGTCTTCCCTAATGTAGTGGTGCCCAGCATATATTTGATACGTGCCGGAAACATAGAACTGATCATTCAAGGCAAGGATGATCGGCATTGGGAGAAGTTGTTGGCGTGCCTAGGTattgaaaacaagaaaataggTGAAACCTTGTCCAAGGAGACAAAATCAGATCTGGCCAAGGAGGTAAGTTCATCCAAAGACATTcgcaagaagaaaaatgcaaGAGAAAGAATTGCAGAGACCACTTTGGAAATCCAACGTCGGGAACAACTAAAACAGCGAAAGTtggctgaagaagaaagagaacgGATCATAAGACTTGTCAGGGCAGATCGTGCAGAAAGAAAAGCCCTAGATGAAACACATCACCGGACtcttgatgatgataagCCGCTAGATGTTCATGATAACATAAAAGACGTGCAGAAGCTGCACAGTAGCAAATGCATGCTGCAAATTAGGATGACTGATGGTAGAACTTTAAAACATGAGTTCAATTCATCAGAAACATTGAACGATGTTAGAAGATGGGTGGATGAAAACAGGACAGATGGAGATTGTCCGTATTCGTTCCATAGGAGCATCCCTAGGATGACGTTTAAGGATTCCCATGAGTTGAAAACGCTGGAGACGTTGGAGCTAACTCCCAGATCAGCATTGTTACTTAAACCGCTGGAAAGTCCAAATTCCAAACTAGCCGTAACTGGGATTCAGGAGCCAGGAATTTTGGGTCGTCTCTACAAGGGACTTTACACATGGTGGGGTAGTAATGAAGAGCGTAAAGCGGCACCACAAAATGAGGGAACATCTGATCTCGATCGTCATGAAACAAGATCATCAACTGCTTCATTCAGGACTGCTCCGTCAGGTCATATACAGCAGGAGGATGCTCGGGATCCCGTTCAGTCTTCTGCGCATGTATCACCCATGCTGACACCTAGTTGGACAAGGTACCCATCCGAAACCAACCTAACTGCATCGCGTTCTGTCTCGCCTAATGTTTTCCAGTTTGTTAATAACGATAACCAAGATGCTCCTGAAGACCCGACGACCTTTAATGGTAATAACGTTCATttagagaagaagaaggacgaagataaaaaataa
- the CHK1 gene encoding serine/threonine protein kinase CHK1 (similar to Saccharomyces cerevisiae CHK1 (YBR274W); ancestral locus Anc_1.336): MSLSQVSPLPQIKDVVLGDTLGQGTFACVKNAHLKMDPSIILAIKFVHVPTCKNMGLSEKDITKEVVLQSRCSKHPNVLRLIDCNVSKDYMWIIMEMADGGDLFDKIEPDVGVDSDVAQFYFQQLVSAVDYLHVGCGIAHRDIKPENILLDKNGNLKLADFGLASQFKRKDGTLRVSMDQRGSPPYMAPEVLYSEDGYYADRTDIWSIGILLFVLLTGQTPWELPSLENEDFVFFIENDGNINWGPWSKIEFTHLNLLRKILQPDPIKRVTLKALKLHPWISRSVSFAGDDGLCNDPDLLAKKLFCHLNVSLSNENYLKFTQDVNSNNRCVSTQPIGNELAELEHDSVHFKTLSNTQRAFTLHDSNMNGNSGTFMTQEAKWTQFISNDMAALQFHSEENCLNDLLKDRLQFNPNKLTKFYTLQPMDVLLLNLEKALTLSQIRVKPDLFANFEKLCELLGYEKVFPLIINIKTKSDGGYPLSGSISIVKIQEDLKNVGFERKTGDPLEWRRLFKRISTICRDIILIPN, encoded by the coding sequence ATGAGTCTCTCCCAGGTATCACCTTTGCCGCAAATTAAGGACGTTGTCTTAGGAGATACACTTGGCCAAGGCACATTTGCCTGCGTCAAGAACGCCCATCTTAAAATGGATCCCTCTATTATTCTAGCTATTAAATTTGTTCATGTCCCCACTTGCAAAAATATGGGGCTCAGTGAGAAGGATATCACAAAGGAAGTTGTTCTACAATCCAGATGCTCTAAGCATCCCAACGTTTTGAGACTTATAGATTGTAACGTGTCTAAAGATTATATGTGGATAATCATGGAAATGGCTGATGGTGGAGATCTGTTTGATAAGATTGAGCCAGATGTTGGGGTTGATTCTGACGTTGctcaattttattttcaacagCTTGTGAGTGCTGTTGATTATCTGCACGTAGGATGTGGTATTGCGCATCGTGACATCAAACCTGAAAATATCTTACTGGATAAGAATGGAAACTTGAAACTAGCTGATTTTGGTCTTGCCTCCCAATTCAAAAGGAAGGATGGTACATTACGTGTATCCATGGACCAAAGGGGTTCGCCGCCTTATATGGCTCCTGAAGTCTTATACTCTGAAGACGGCTATTACGCTGATCGAACGGACATATGGTCTATTGGCATCCTCTTATTCGTACTATTGACTGGCCAAACGCCCTGGGAACTGCCCTCATTAGAGAATGAAGACTTTGTcttctttattgaaaatgacgGAAATATAAACTGGGGGCCCTGGTCGAAGATAGAATTTACCCATTTAAACCTACTTCGAAAGATTTTGCAACCTGACCCGATTAAGAGGGTGACATTGAAGGCGTTGAAGCTACATCCTTGGATATCACGGAGTGTTTCATTTGCTGGGGATGATGGTCTCTGTAATGACCCTGATCTCTTGGCTAAGAAGCTGTTTTGTCACTTGAACGTTTCACTGAGTAACGAAAATTATCTGAAGTTCACTCAAGATGTTAATTCTAATAACAGATGCGTTTCAACTCAACCAATTGGTAACGAGCTGGCTGAACTTGAACATGACTCAGTACATTTCAAGACGCTTTCAAATACACAACGTGCATTTACCCTACACGATTCAAATATGAACGGGAATAGTGGTACATTCATGACACAAGAGGCTAAGTGGACGCAATTCATAAGTAATGATATGGCCGCTTTGCAATTTCATTCCGAGGAAAATTGTCTAAATGATTTACTCAAGGACCGTCTGCAGTTCAATCCGAATAAGCTTACCAAATTCTACACTTTGCAACCTATGGACGTTTTGCTGCTAAATCTGGAAAAAGCTTTGACTTTATCACAAATCAGAGTGAAGCCTGATCTCTttgcaaattttgaaaagttgtGTGAATTACTAGGCTACGAAAAGGTTTTCCCACTTATTATAAACATCAAAACCAAAAGTGACGGAGGTTACCCACTATCTGGTAGCATCTCCATAGTTAAGATTCAAgaggatttgaaaaatgtgGGGTTTGAAAGGAAAACTGGTGATCCCTTGGAGTGGAGAAGATTGTTTAAGAGAATTTCAACCATTTGCAGAGATATTATCCTTATTCCTAATTAA
- the BIT2 gene encoding Bit2p (similar to Saccharomyces cerevisiae BIT2 (YBR270C) and BIT61 (YJL058C); ancestral locus Anc_1.323): MATDLNRKRSATSGALGVSNPNIKPINRRPARVYSVSSDIVPQALTHPDEDTHLKISKSPSDAAPRWSQVGFQSIFHDGSNSRRSTDSIKEEYNQDAENDDGHFEEGLSSGNRIDEITTSNDSLPSSTSGGNKRRLSIFTNSKEGVRNRSRSGSRNPSTLINGASNSSINRSGSKLFKTKSNKSSNSLQSSLSTGHTHLNKGSNVFSKMARKLLPYKPHNSTGKDDIEPAVPSPFSKFLHSSYGKHRSPVQFIHNSTGGLIDSGKSVYSFNPSVSNNPNDTALTLIPDDAFDATNVSLLHDLLKNLPSLIANHKSFTLQELCVLEGNIWGIYCSIVVELFKNKRVWQLAAKIEDIDRLLEFYIILKTQTKAAVSHSKFLTEIEEFITTSLYILENQIVFNYANEEIVNTALKRVGMIWKVFYQQVYYDIMAVLLPFEKTFRDDSNYWLDGYLPEPSRYTPSVDLLLLKCFRDSIILPYYESFLHTNDGASKSFQKYIFNEEEQNGVTEEDKLTLLQCFGILSTIKGNSRNQKIIDELLEGIRMSI, encoded by the coding sequence ATGGCAACAGATCTGAATCGCAAAAGAAGCGCCACTTCGGGCGCATTAGGCGTTTCAAACCCGAACATAAAGCCGATTAACCGCAGACCAGCCAGAGTCTACAGTGTTTCTTCCGATATAGTACCGCAGGCCCTAACACATCCTGATGAAGATACGCATCTCAAAATATCCAAGTCTCCCTCTGATGCGGCTCCCCGATGGTCGCAGGTGGGGTTTCAATCCATATTTCATGATGGTTCCAATTCAAGACGTTCGACGGATTCGATTAAAGAAGAGTACAATCAAGACGCAGAGAACGACGACGGTCACTTTGAAGAAGGCTTATCAAGTGGTAACCGAATTGACGAAATCACCACGTCAAATGATAGCTTGCCTTCTTCGACATCAGGGGGTAATAAAAGGCGATTGTCCATATTCACCAATTCTAAGGAAGGTGTGAGAAATCGAAGCAGAAGTGGGTCAAGGAACCCCAGCACTCTTATTAATGGTGCCAGCAATAGCAGTATAAACAGAAGTGGCTCTAAGCTGTTCAAGACGAAATCGAACAAGAGTTCGAACAGCCTACAATCCTCGTTATCGACAGGTCATACTCATTTGAACAAAGGCAGCAATGTCTTTAGCAAGATGGCAAGGAAGCTTCTACCTTATAAACCACATAATTCTACAGGCAAGGACGACATTGAACCCGCGGTTCCCAGCCCGTTCAGTAAATTTTTGCACTCTTCGTATGGCAAACATAGATCACCCGTACAATTCATCCATAACTCTACTGGAGGTTTGATTGATTCTGGCAAGTCTGTGTATTCCTTTAATCCGAGCGTCAGCAATAACCCAAACGACACTGCTTTAACACTGATTCCAGACGATGCTTTCGATGCAACTAACGTTTCTCTGTTACATGACCTATTAAAAAACCTGCCCTCTTTGATAGCGAATCATAAGAGTTTTACGCTACAGGAACTGTGTGTCTTAGAGGGGAACATATGGGGAATATACTGCAGTATAGTTGTGGaacttttcaagaataaaaggGTGTGGCAATTAGCGGCCAAGATAGAAGATATTGATCGGTTGCTGGAATTCTACATTATATTGAAGACGCAAACCAAGGCAGCTGTATCTCATTCTAAATTCTTGAcggaaattgaagaatttatcACTACGTCACTTTATATATTGGAGAACCAGATCGTGTTCAATTATGCTAATGAGGAGATTGTAAATACGGCTTTAAAAAGGGTCGGCATGATCTGGAAAGTCTTTTACCAACAGGTTTACTATGACATAATGGCGGTGTTGTTGCCCTTTGAGAAAACATTTCGAGATGACAGCAATTACTGGCTTGACGGTTACCTACCAGAGCCCTCGAGGTATACCCCCTCTGTCGAccttttgttgttgaagtGTTTTAGAGACTCGATCATACTTCCATACTACGAAAGTTTCCTACATACAAATGATGGGGCCAGTAaaagtttccaaaaatacattttcaatgaagaagaacagaaCGGTGTCACAGAGGAGGATAAGCTGACGTTACTGCAATGTTTTGGAATTCTGAGTACCATCAAAGGGAACAGcagaaaccaaaaaatcatcgaCGAGCTGCTAGAAGGGATACGCATGAGTATATAA
- the HSM3 gene encoding Hsm3p (similar to Saccharomyces cerevisiae HSM3 (YBR272C); ancestral locus Anc_1.333), with the protein MSEKQTNYVEDLLTQLQNELSRDVLSEEINALLRKCSLNLVTVATLPDMDIKPLLATIKHLLTSNISYDTLNYDYLLDIVDKLVPMVAFDDVLEIYGVDDLIEALNSGIDPLTVAACKVIEHCQPKGLFATSNIIDILLDILFDEKVGNDKVTESIEKALEKLSSDELIRRRLFDNNLPFLMNVKSRMETISFVRLIDFLAVEFPFINGPEFKAALFCFTKDEVLKSVDDILVFVELVNYFTKLLVDIRNQDKYWALKNVKKTLPMFAQLFEDTENYPDIRTFSKNRLLQLFAEISRIDEDEFSLFKAIDKDFLKIGSETRLVNEWLQLIDPHYLIRNHKALVKDYFHISGYSMEILRNLAADEECFNAIRDKFDSEIILKLPYLEQMQLVETLTRFGYSSKFLLSELPKVMAGLIGEGSADAIVDLETTHYRNSALRNLLDIGEKNLSVWYEPLVREYSVAINGKNYSKNGETKIADDYIA; encoded by the coding sequence atgaGCGAGAAGCAAACAAATTACGTGGAAGATCTTCTTACACAATTGCAAAATGAGCTTAGTAGAGATGTCTTGtctgaagaaatcaacGCACTACTAAGAAAATGTTCATTGAATTTGGTGACTGTTGCCACCCTTCCAGACATGGATATTAAACCACTACTGGCTACGATCAAGCATTTATTGACGTCGAACATCTCGTATGATACATTAAATTACGATTACCTTTTGGACATAGTAGACAAACTGGTTCCCATGGTTGCTTTTGACGACGTGTTAGAAATTTATGGTGTGGACGATTTAATAGAAGCCCTAAATTCAGGAATAGATCCATTAACTGTAGCAGCATGTAAAGTTATAGAGCATTGTCAACCAAAGGGTTTATTTGCCACTAGtaatattattgatattttaCTGGATATTCTATTTGATGAGAAAGTAGGAAACGATAAGGTTACTGAATCAATTGAAAAGGCGTTGGAAAAACTAAGTTCAGATGAGTTGATTAGACGTCGATTATTTGACAATAACTTGCCGTTTTTAATGAATGTGAAGAGCAGAATGGAGACAATATCTTTTGTTAGATTGATTGATTTCTTGGCTGTTGAGTTTCCGTTCATTAATGGACCTGAGTTCAAAGCTgctttattttgttttactAAGGATGAAGTTTTGAAGTCTGTGGACGATATTCTTGTATTCGTTGAATTAGTTAACTATTTCACCAAACTTTTAGTGGATATACGAAACCAAGATAAATACTGGGCCTTAAAGAATGTCAAAAAGACATTGCCAATGTTTGCCcaactttttgaagataCAGAAAACTATCCAGATATCAGGACCTTCTCTAAAAATCGTTTATTACAGTTATTTGCCGAGATTTCTCGAATTGACGAAGatgaattttctcttttcaaagctaTTGATAAAGACTTCTTGAAGATTGGGTCTGAAACGAGGTTGGTAAACGAGTGGTTGCAATTAATCGACCCACATTATTTGATAAGGAATCATAAGGCTCTGGTTAAAGATTACTTTCATATCAGCGGTTATAGCATGGAAATTCTAAGAAATCTTGCGGCGGACGAAGAATGCTTCAACGCTATAAGAGACAAGTTTGATTCTGAGATTATTTTAAAACTGCCATATTTAGAACAAATGCAACTAGTGGAAACCTTGACAAGATTCGGATATTCATCAAAGTTCTTACTCAGCGAACTACCAAAGGTAATGGCTGGTTTGATAGGCGAAGGAAGTGCAGATGCTATCGTAGATTTGGAGACCACACATTATAGAAATTCTGCCCTGAGGAATCTGTTGGATATTGGTGAGAAAAACCTAAGTGTATGGTATGAACCTTTAGTGCGAGAGTACTCTGTGGCGATAAATGGGAAGAATTATTCTAAAAACGGCGAAACAAAGATTGCAGATGATTATATTGCATAA
- the EFM2 gene encoding S-adenosylmethionine-dependent methyltransferase (similar to Saccharomyces cerevisiae EFM2 (YBR271W); ancestral locus Anc_1.325), translating to MFDPLDLYTFDEIQTEPLQLSLVKNKPIQLSPGRQLDETSANEDIHQSDDDDAIIDNLDLPSVRYASPEVILCILILLRPDRQVNFNRETKKCKSVLEICISHGLEPDLLKNLLNWYTEEWPNKRLNSMEKICSKIPLLRFMVSKELLLGYYTTVLKKYNNNDNSNDETIQQLLKELSSRVSENCGRTAQPSIIRYFELKNLNNAIPLYEPSLTADNLGWKTWGSSLILSQLLVDYLHTVGVHITASCNQKKIKVLELGSGTGLVGLSWASKWKELYGTDKMEIFVTDLPEIVTNLKKNVSLNNLQDFVQAEILDWTNPQDFIDRFGHENEFDIILVADPIYSPQHPEWVVNMISKFLAPSGTCHLEIPLRAKYAKERELLKLLLNDNNFGVIKEYHSEGMDDWGAVKYLYRQIVHN from the coding sequence ATGTTCGACCCTCTAGACCTTTACACTTTCGATGAAATACAGACTGAACCCTTGCAGCTCAGTCTGGTGAAGAACAAGCCAATACAGCTCTCCCCAGGCCGACAGCTTGATGAGACATCAGCGAATGAAGATATACATCAGagtgacgatgatgacgcCATTATTGATAATCTAGACCTACCCTCTGTAAGATACGCTTCACCGGAAGTTATTCTTTGTATATTGATACTTTTAAGACCTGATAGGCAGGTAAACTTCAATCgggaaacaaagaaatgcaAATCTGTACTGGAGATTTGCATTAGTCATGGGCTGGAACCTGATCTGCTGAAAAACCTCCTAAACTGGTATACAGAGGAATGGCCCAACAAAAGACTAAACTCgatggaaaaaatatgcagTAAGATTCCGCTGCTGAGATTTATGGTGTCCAAAGAACTTTTATTGGGCTACTACACCACTGTATTGAAAAAGTACAACAACAATGATAACTCTAATGATGAAACCATACAACAACTTCTCAAGGAATTGAGTTCAAGGGTATCTGAGAACTGCGGGAGAACAGCACAGCCTTCTATAATAAGATATTTTGAACTAAAGAATCTAAACAATGCTATACCGCTCTACGAACCATCTTTAACAGCCGACAATCTTGGTTGGAAAACCTGGGGGTCATCTTTGATTCTTTCTCAATTACTCGTAGATTACCTGCACACTGTGGGCGTGCACATCACAGCGAGTTGtaaccaaaagaaaatcaaagtATTAGAGTTGGGCTCCGGTACTGGTTTAGTAGGACTTTCGTGGGCCTCCAAATGGAAGGAACTTTATGGAACTGAcaaaatggaaatttttgtaACAGATTTACCAGAAATCGTAACGaacctaaaaaaaaatgtttcaCTAAATAACCTACAGGATTTCGTTCAAGCAGAAATACTGGACTGGACCAACCCGCAGGATTTCATTGATCGATTTGGTcatgaaaatgaatttgatatcATATTGGTGGCCGATCCAATATATTCACCCCAACATCCAGAATGGGTCGTTAACATGATATCAAAGTTTTTGGCCCCATCAGGAACTTGTCATTTAGAGATACCTTTGAGAGCAAAGTAcgcaaaagaaagagaacttttgaaattgttacTGAACGATAATAATTTTGGGGtaataaaagaatatcaTTCCGAGGGCATGGATGATTGGGGTGCTgttaaatatttatatagaCAAATCGTCCACaactaa